A stretch of the Bacteroidota bacterium genome encodes the following:
- a CDS encoding addiction module protein produces the protein MTTTAIRKKVHQYVDEAEENVLEVIYKMLKLYSGDESESLMSDEQKKEMDRRSKLFRQGKLKTSSWEEVKQRTRAGR, from the coding sequence ATGACAACCACAGCCATCCGCAAAAAAGTGCATCAATATGTTGATGAAGCGGAAGAAAATGTTTTGGAAGTAATTTATAAAATGCTCAAACTTTATTCTGGCGATGAGAGTGAAAGCTTAATGTCGGATGAGCAAAAAAAAGAAATGGACAGGCGCAGCAAACTTTTCCGCCAGGGAAAGTTAAAAACATCTTCGTGGGAAGAAGTGAAACAGAGAACCCGCGCAGGAAGGTAA